The Hymenobacter sp. GOD-10R genome includes a window with the following:
- a CDS encoding porin family protein, whose amino-acid sequence MKCYSLAAALWLTVLAANAQRTTKDYKDYVVTAKGDTLRGQIQLTGKHNQTVVLYRYDQEPSRFTATEASSYGDASGPVGVSKQVGAAGSPMFVTSLVRGYVSLYSGSNADGARRFYLQPADSTHIVEIPPVFTPLVLLPLLPNCPALRLEYAETSHMYSYTPSGMSKMVIDYNTCQRPQQPSIANYHPYGLHTAFGIKAGINASSFTTDIEPFSGKHQDFVGYQAGVFLRFYSQSKFSVLIEPTYLALRSVYGPTPIPNGYAYYTTNQRISIQYSQVQVPLLFRYTAGHGSMRPYLNAGISYGLNFGNRSVRDFHYTMDSNQAAGPVDNSRTIVTPDSRSVGLATGAGMLLYQPSLPVLSVELRFDRMLDSFGSLSTTYHNSLRFDLGIMF is encoded by the coding sequence ATGAAATGCTATTCTCTAGCAGCAGCTCTTTGGCTGACCGTATTAGCTGCTAATGCCCAGCGCACTACAAAAGATTACAAGGATTATGTAGTGACGGCCAAAGGGGATACACTACGTGGTCAAATTCAGCTTACCGGAAAACATAATCAAACCGTTGTTCTATACCGTTATGACCAGGAGCCTAGCCGTTTCACTGCTACGGAGGCTAGCAGCTATGGTGACGCCTCTGGCCCGGTAGGCGTAAGCAAGCAAGTTGGTGCAGCCGGTAGCCCTATGTTTGTCACATCGCTTGTTAGAGGCTATGTCAGTCTTTACAGCGGTTCAAATGCGGATGGAGCTCGGCGTTTTTACCTACAGCCCGCCGATTCAACCCACATCGTAGAGATTCCTCCGGTTTTTACTCCACTCGTTCTTCTTCCTCTTCTACCCAATTGCCCTGCGCTACGACTTGAATACGCGGAAACGTCACACATGTACTCTTACACACCGTCGGGCATGTCGAAGATGGTGATAGATTATAATACTTGTCAGCGGCCGCAGCAACCTAGCATTGCAAACTACCATCCCTACGGCCTGCATACTGCCTTTGGCATAAAGGCGGGTATTAATGCTTCAAGTTTCACAACGGATATTGAGCCTTTTTCGGGCAAGCACCAAGACTTTGTTGGGTATCAGGCAGGCGTGTTCCTAAGATTTTATAGTCAATCAAAATTTTCGGTGCTGATCGAGCCTACTTACCTAGCGTTGCGGAGTGTGTATGGTCCAACACCCATACCTAACGGTTACGCTTACTACACGACGAATCAACGTATCTCCATCCAATACTCACAAGTTCAGGTCCCCCTATTGTTCCGCTACACAGCAGGCCATGGAAGCATGCGACCGTACTTGAACGCAGGAATAAGCTACGGCTTAAACTTTGGCAATCGTTCCGTCCGTGATTTCCACTACACCATGGATAGCAATCAAGCTGCTGGCCCCGTAGATAATAGTCGCACTATTGTGACCCCAGATAGCCGAAGTGTAGGGCTAGCTACTGGAGCGGGCATGCTGCTGTATCAGCCTTCTCTTCCGGTGCTAAGCGTTGAGTTACGTTTCGACCGTATGTTGGATAGCTTTGGTTCACTATCAACCACCTACCACAACTCGCTACGCTTCGATTTGGGGATTATGTTCTAA